A region from the Desulfomarina profundi genome encodes:
- a CDS encoding polysaccharide biosynthesis/export family protein — MKRAITLMILVFIFSSGIAGSVLADDYRTGPGDVLKIIVYDNDDLTAKVRISDAGTIVMPLLGRIDINKLTIDQITEKITRLLADGYLVNPQVNVFVEEYRSKKVVVLGNVRRPGITELTGPITFLELISRSGGLEKDAGDTATIQRKEDGGEKVIVIDLRALIERGDLSQNIVIQDGDTVFVSKAGMCFITGEVNSPGTYPCGDKGTVLKLVALSGGFTGKASKSGINIVRIINNKKTVIEDVDLSTPLVDNDVVVVPESFF, encoded by the coding sequence ATGAAACGAGCGATTACTTTAATGATTCTGGTTTTCATCTTCTCTTCAGGAATCGCCGGATCAGTTCTGGCTGATGATTATCGTACCGGGCCCGGTGATGTCCTCAAAATCATAGTATATGACAATGATGATCTGACGGCGAAAGTCCGTATCTCTGATGCGGGAACAATAGTCATGCCCCTTCTTGGCCGGATCGATATCAATAAGTTGACAATTGATCAGATTACGGAAAAAATCACCCGTCTTCTTGCCGATGGATATCTTGTCAATCCACAGGTGAATGTCTTTGTAGAGGAATACAGATCCAAAAAAGTTGTAGTTCTGGGAAATGTAAGGAGGCCCGGGATAACGGAATTGACGGGACCGATTACTTTTCTGGAATTGATTTCCCGTTCGGGCGGCCTTGAAAAGGATGCCGGGGATACTGCAACCATCCAGCGAAAAGAGGATGGCGGGGAGAAGGTCATTGTCATTGATTTGAGGGCTCTTATAGAAAGGGGAGATCTTTCTCAGAATATAGTGATACAGGATGGAGATACGGTTTTTGTTTCAAAGGCCGGTATGTGTTTTATTACCGGTGAAGTCAATTCTCCCGGAACCTATCCATGCGGGGATAAGGGTACTGTGCTGAAACTGGTTGCCCTGTCAGGAGGTTTTACCGGTAAGGCTTCAAAATCAGGTATAAATATTGTCCGAATAATAAACAATAAAAAAACAGTCATTGAGGATGTGGACTTGAGTACACCTCTTGTGGACAACGACGTGGTTGTTGTTCCGGAAAGCTTTTTTTGA